The Clostridiaceae bacterium DNA segment CATAACAAACAATACATTAGACAATACAGGACAAAAGACAAATGTAAAAAAAGCGATGAATAAAAAAGTGTCGGAAACGAAGAAATAAGGAATAAGACGAAGACAAAAAACAAAGAGAAACAAAAATGAAGGAGCGTCTCCTTTATGAAACAGGTTACAGCAGCTATAATACGTCAGGATAATAAAGTACTTATTGCCCAGCGAGCTGCAGATGATGAGTGCGGTTTATTATGGGAGTTCCCGGGTGGCAAGCTAGAGGAAGGAGAAACTCCTGAAGAATGCATAACTCGGGAGATAAAGGAAGAATTAAATTTAGATGTTGAAGTTATCGATATTTTTACTACAAGTATATATAGATATAATTCTCAAGATATAAAGTTTACAGTGTTTAATGTTAGACTAATAGGTGGTAATCTTCGACTTAATGTTCACAATCAAGTAAAATGGGTTGATATAAATCAACTTAAAAACTATAATTTTATGCCTGCAGATATAGAATTTGTTGAAAAATTGGTAAGAGATGTATAAATTAGAAATAGAGTAGATAATAAAGCGAGGAATTAAGTAGAGTAAGGCTGTCAAAGTAGTGCTGACTACCATTACTATTTTTTCCTACTATTGAAAGATGCTCCTATTATTGAAGCGAATTTTTTAAAGTACAGTTTTTTGACTATTGTAAAGGACTGTCCCTATATATTTTATGTGAGGTAAAGAGATTTATGAAAATGATATCATGGAATGTAAATGGACTTAGAGCATGTTTAGAGAAAGGATTTCTAGATTTTTTTCATAATATTAATGCGGATATTTTTTGCATACAAGAAACAAAGCTTCAGGAAGGACAGGTTGACCTTGAACTGGAAGGATACTTTCAGTACTGGAACTATGCAACTAAGAAGGGATACTCAGGAACAGCTGTATTTACAAAAGTTAAGCCTGTTAGCATTGCATACGGTATAGGTATAGAAGAGTATGATAATGAGGGTAGGGTTATAACTCTTGAATTCGATGAATACTATCTAGTTAATGTATATACTCCTAATTCTCAAAAGGGACTGGAAAGGCTAGATTATAGAATGAGATGGGAAGATAATTTTAGAAGTTATTTAAAGAACCTTGATGAAAAAAAGCCTGTAATTTCATGTGGTGATTTTAACGTAGCTCATAAAGAAATAGACCTTAAGAATCCCTCTTCAAACAGGAGAAATGCAGGTTTTACAGATGAGGAGAGAGCTAAGTTTACAGAGTTTTTAGAGTCTGGTTTTATCGATAGCTACCGATATTTTTATCCCGATAAAACTGAGGCTTACACATGGTGGTCATATATGTTCAAAGCCAGAGAAAGAAACGCGGGATGGCGTATTGATTACTTTTGCGTATCTGAGAGAATTAAAGAGAAAATGTTAAATGCTCATATTCATCAGAATATCCTGGGTTCAGATCATTGCCCGATTGAACTTGTGATTGATGTTTAAAAGTAGGGGAAAAAGTAGGGGACAGTTCTGCAGAAACGTGGCAGGGGACAGTTCTGCATAATTAACAGTTTTAGGTATAACATTTCTAAATAATAATTTTTATTATTATGTAATAATTTTTATGATTTTAGAGAGCAAGAAGTAGGGTTCACACAAATTACAGGTTACCAGATAAGATATTTCAAAAAAGCAGGAATGTCCCCAAACAGGTTCCCAAACAGGACTCCCACAGAATGCTCCCAAAGGAGGAATTTAGTTGAAAATATTAGTAGATGCAGATGCTTGCCCTGTACCTGTAAAGAATACAATTATAAAAGTTGCAAAGGAGTTCGGTTTACCTGTCATAATGATCATTGATACCAGCCACATAATTGATGATGGATACTCAGAAGTAATTACTGTTGACAAGCAGGAAAATTCTGCAGATCTTGCCATTATTAACAGGACTTTACCAGGCGATGTCGTAGTCACTCAAGATTTTGGTCTGGCAGCTATGGCTATTGGAAAAGGAGCCGCAGCAATAAATCAAAATGGGATGATATATTCCAGTGAGAATATAGACCGGCTTTTATTTGAAAGGCACATTTCCCAAAAAGTCAGGTGTTCAGGTAAAAGAATAGCTGGTCCTAAAAAGAGATTAAAAGATAATGATATAAAGTTTGAGGCTTCTTTTAGGGCATTAATACATCGCCTTTATATGAGTATATATGGGTAATGAACATAAGTTTATAAGTTTTAATCGAGCTATATAGAAATGCAGGCGTTATCTTTATGAAAAATGCGGGGATATCTTTATATAGGCCACATCTTACATACCCTACATTTTATATAAAAACCATTTGCAGGTATTTACCTCATATTTTAGTTCATATACTTTTTCCACTCCATTAATAATACTCTGGCACTTATAAATATACATCCGATTACCTGCAAGCTTTTCTTCATCCTGATAGAAAATCCTATTTATATTAATTGTTTTTTTGCCGTCTTCATTTATAAGCTGATATCGGACAGGAGTGATTTTTCCGTCTTCCTCAAACCAGGCAATCATTTTTATCGGTTTCATTAAGACTTTCATACTATTCCACCACCTATAAAATACTGCTCATTATAGGGAAATCTTCTACCACTCCACCCTGGAGAGGATTTATTCCTGACTGTAAAAAGGTTGATCGAATTACCGACCTAGGTCCGTATTTCAGCCTGATATCATCGATAGCCCGGTCAATTTTAAGTTGTTTATCCCAATCTTTACAAAAAAGTGATAACTGTACAGAGTCATCTCTGTATAAATCAGATACTCTTACTCCCAGATGACGTATAGGCTCTCCTTTCCAGGCTTCATCAAAGAGTTTCTTTGTTTCTGCGAATATTGCATTTGTGCAGTCTGTAGGAACTTCTAACTTTCTTTGATGGCTGAATGAATAAAGGTCTTTTGTCTTAATTGAAACAGCAACTACCCGGCAACAAAATCCTTCATGCCGAAGTCGCATTGCTACTGTTTCAACTAGTGATAGCAGTACTTTATGAGCTGTTTCCCTGTCTTCAACGTCAAAACGTATGGTTGTAGAATTACCAATTCCCTTGATATTTGATATTCTTCCGTGAGAACGAACAGAGGAATCTTCAATTCCGTTGGCAAAATTCCATAATGTTATACCCCAGCTTTTTAGTTTGTATTTTAAAAGTTCTATATCACATCTGGCCAGATCTCCAATAGTATAGATACCCATACTATGCAGCTTGGGAGCAGTGGCACGCCCTACCATGAAAAGGTCTTCTACAGGCAAAGGCCAAAGTTTGTAAGGAATTTCTTCAGGGAAAAGAGTATGTACCATATCTGGCTTTTTTAATTCGCTACCCATTTTTGCAAGAAGTTTATTTGAACTTATACCTATATTAACAGTAAAGCCAAGTTCCTTTTTTATTCGTTCCCGTATTTTATTTGCAACTGTTACGGCATCATCTCTGAAAACTTTTTCCATTCCCGTAAAGTCCAGAAAAAATTCATCTATGCTAAAAGGCTGTATTCTGTCAGAATAATCCCTAAGAAGATTTAGCAATGCAGACGAGCATTGCATATATAAGTAATAGTTCGGACGGACTACTACCAATCCGGGGCATTTTTGCCTGGCCTGCCACAGAGTTTCTCCTGTTTTTATTTTAAATTTTTTTGCGGGGATAGATTTAGCCAGAACAATACCATGCCTGGTTTCCTCATCTCCGCCGACAACAGAGGGTATTTCCCGCAAATCTACCGTGTCTCCGTGCTGAAGCCTGTAAACAGCCTCCCAACTTAAATATGCACTATTTACATCTATATGAAAAATGATTCTTTTTTTCACCTTATCACTACCTGATATTACTATCATCTGGTAAATATTATTATATAACGAACATATGTTCGTTGTAAAGGGCCTGTGCCGAATATTTTTATGCGAGGAAAGAGTAAAATCTATAAAAATAGAATATGTAATGTAGTAGCAGTAAAGGAGCGAGAAAAGATAAAAATTATTAAAAATTATTAAGATCATAAAGAGTTTTATTGTTTTTTATTCTTTATTTTAATATTTATTGTTTAATAGTTTAATTATAGGGTAAAATTATTAATATAATTAAAGCTATGAGTATAGAATATTATAATTTAAATTCTAAGTTGCTTTTATCTATCCTACTATAATAGAAGAATAACAATTATAGAAGGATAACCGTTCAAAGTCACATCGAAAAAAGTAATAGTATTGGAGGATTCATTATGAAGATTAAGGAATTAAAAGTGGTAAATCTTAATATTACTGAGGACTATTACGAATATAAAGCTTTATTCAGGCTCTGCAGTAATGAACATTGTATGGATATTGATTTATCAGAATTATCAGAACCGGAAGTTCTGGAGAATATAAAAAGAACCTTTGTGATTGAAGAAGATGTCCATACCATAAAAGAAACTATTATGGAAAAAGTAATGGAGGCTTCCAAAATTGAATCAAGAGTAAAAGAAGGAAAAGATTGCTGTTATAATGAAGATACAATTAAGAATAATTATATTGATTCCCTGAGCAAATCGTAATGATATAAATATTTTTAATAATTAATTATTAATTCATTAGTCATAAATCATAGTTATATTAATCATAATTATATTGTTAAAAATAATATTGTTAATAGTTAACAAATATTTAACAATATTATTTTTTTCTTGCATTATTAGTATTTAGATAGTAGAATGTAATAAAATACTAATATTAGGAAATTAGTACTTAGAAATTGATAACTAGTCAAGTATTCTTCAGGAGTTAAAACTATATATCTAGTCTTACATTTCTAATATCTAGTTTTCCTGGAAATGGGGCGAATCCTATATGTTCGAAGACAAAACATTAAAATGTAAAGACTGCGGAAAAGATTTTATTTTTTCAGCGGGTGAGCAGGAGTTTTATGCTGAAAAAGGTTTCCAAAATGAACCTACACGCTGTAAAACCTGTAGAGATATCAGAAAGATGCAATTTAGCAAATCAGGGGAACAAAGAAAAAGCAAAGAAATGTTTGAAGCAGTTTGCTCTCAGTGTGGTAAAAAAACTAAAGTTCCTTTTAAACCTCGCCTTGACAGGCCTGTATATTGCAGTGACTGTTTTGAAAATAGATATTAGATTATATAATTATATATTTATTTAAACTGCTGAATATTATCAATTATTTTAGACTAATGATTAAACCAAATGGTAAATTTATTCAAATATTAACTTAAATGTTTAAGCAACTGATAGATTAAATTAAAATAGATAAAGATGAAATAAAATAAATTAGAAATAAATCAAAAATGAAAATAGTCCTGTGAAAAGATGATATTCTCAAAAGAAATATTCTTAAAGTGATATTTCTTTATTTCTTTTTAAAGAAAAGCATAAGCTACAAGATTATTTATATAATATACATCAATTCAGTTCCTCCTTATGGAACACAAAACGTATCAATATGATGTTATGCTGTTAAAAATATTAAGGATTACAAAAAATTGGATAATTTTATATTAAATTATTATCCACACCTGAAACATGCTTGTTAAAGTTATTCACAGATTTATGCACATTATCCACAGAAAACATATTCACAAAACACATGTTTTGTCTTTTGCTTGTGGATAACATCCAAAATTCACTTGATTAGAAGCTTGTATTAACAATTATTAAATATTATTTAATAAATTAATCCACAATATTAACTTCATTAGACTACATAGTTTTAAAAAACAGGATTCAAAGTGGTAGACATAAATGTCTGTTACCTCTACAGTAGCAGATAATTTGACAAGCTGTATCTTGAATATTTTTACAGTAAGGGCTTGCTTGTTGCAATATAATATGTCCAGTCAGAAATGATTGAGTATCAATAACCGTGATTCGAGAATACGACTTACATCCTCTTTAAAAGAAATATTCTTGAGGAATATTCCTAAAATTAACAAGATATAATCAGAGAAAGGGAAGAAATATAAAAAATTCATATAAAGTTTTATTTCTGAAAAAAGTGGTATAATAATTTATAAGAAGGATATATTATCCATTTAAGATTTATATACGGGGGTGGTAAATTATCTTAAATGTATTTTCATAACGAGGCGCTAGGTAAATATATCTGCCGCCTCGTTGAAATATATTAGGGGTAGAAAATTATTATGTGAGAGAAAAATTTTCTACCGTTAATTAAAGGCAGCTGGATAATACAGAATATATTATAGGAGAGGAGTTGCTACTTATATGAAAATTAAAGTAAATGGTAAGAATTTTGAAGTTACTGAGGCTTTGAGGGAAAAAGCAATAAAAAAACTATCCAAGTTAGAAAAGTTTTTTAACGTGGATGCGGAAGCACAGGTAATGATGAGTGTTCAGAGAAGCAGGCATGTAGTGGAAATAACCATTTTCTTTAATGGAGTAGTCATGAGAGCAGAGGTTGCACACGAGGATATGTATGCTGCCATAGACAAAGCCATTGACAGACTTGAAGGACAAATAAGAAAAAATAAAACAAGATTATCTAAAAAGATTCATAATGGCGCATTTAAAATAGAAAATTTCAATGATTATAACAATATGAATAATAATGTAGAGGAAGAATCGGAATTTAAAGTTGTAAGAACCAAGAGATTTGCTATCAAACCAATGACTGTTGATGAAGCCATACTTCAGATGAATTTATTGGGTCATGAATTTTTCGTATTTTCAAATGCGGATACTCTTGAGACGAATGTGGTATACAGAAGGAAAGATGGAAATTATGGTTTAATAGAGCCTGAGAAATGAGGCATTTGGTAAAATAGTTATGACAATAGTTATGATATAATGTTATGATAGAAGATTGATAAATACGGCAAGGTTTTATCATAAAGCAGCAAGAATACACTCACTTCTATAAGTAGAAGGTGAATTTATAAAATATAAACTAAGGTATGAATTACCCGATGTGAGGCTCATGAATGTAGAAGGTAACGAGACACATGAAGCGAGAATCTTCACCTTCTGTAAGCTGGAGAGGTTCAAGTTTAACATATTTAACATAATTGAGAATTAAACATTTTTGCAATTTAGTATAAATTTTCAGGGACATTAAAAGCAAAAAACAAGTGAATCAAATAAAAATAAATCAAATAAATTAAATAAACTGAATTAATTAGGTGAACTAAATTAAATTAGATAAATAGATTGTATCCGAAGGTCGGGAAGTTAGATAGAAGAACAATAGCAAATGATAGAAAATAGCAGCAAATAGTAGAAGAAAGTAGAAAATGGCAGCTAATAGTAGCGATACAGTGAAAAAAAGCAATAGAATAGTCATAGAATAGTAATAATTGAGTAGATAAATTCCAAAAAGTTTTATAAGACCTGAAAATTTCCTGCCATTGGGATTACAATGAAAATGCCGTAGCAAGTCTGCGGCATTTTATATTTTAACTTTAAATTAAGAAATTTTTAGCTTCTGCAAATGATGGTTGAATGAATTCAAATTTGAATGAATGAATCAAATTTAAATTAGTGTAAAATATGCATTATAGAAATTATCATAATGGTGCAGGAGAAGATTATCGAAATATCAGGATAAAACAGTATAAAAGAAATTAACGCTGACAGAGCATATTTAAAAGCAGTTGCCAGAACGTGTGTTCTGGTGTATACTGGTAATATGCAAAATATTGTATTGCCATACAAAGCTGTTATAAAAGAATAGGAACTGATGTAAAACTGATATAAAAACTATAATAAAAACTCTATTATAAAAAACAGATATATAAAAACAGATATAAGAACTAATATAAAAACTAATATAAAAACTAATATAAAAACTAATGTAAAAACTGACGCACTGACGCAAAAATTTTACTTGACTATTTTTACGTAACTATATGAATTCTATAATTATATAGTTACATAATATTAATAAAAACATACAGGAGAAAATATGGATTTATTACATGGTTTAAACAAGGAACAAAAAGAAGCAGTTTTAAATACCGAAGGGCCTTTGCTTGTATTAGCGGGAGCAGGCAGCGGAAAGACAAGAGTGCTTACTCACAGGATTGCATATCTGGTAAAAGAAAAAAATGTACATATAAGCAGTATCCTTGCGTTAACTTTTACAAATAAAGCAGCTAGAGAGATGAAGGAAAGAATTGAAAATCTCTTAGGAGAGATGACTTATAACGCATGGATTGGCACATTTCATTCAAACTGCGTAAGAATACTGAGAAGAGATATAGAAAAACTTGGGTATGATAGAAATTTTGTCATTTATGATACAGCAGATCAGTTAACGTTAATAAAAGATTGCCTTAGAGAATTAAACATTAACGAGAAAAATTTCCCTCCCAGACTTATTCTTGAAGTAATAGGCAAAGCTAAAGATGTCCTGTTAGAACCTGATCAGTATTTAGAAGTCCATGAATCAAACTATAGGGAAAAGAAAATTGCTCAAATATACAGTTTATATCAACAAAAGCTTAAGAATAATAATGCCGTGGACTTTGATGATATAATAATGCTCACTATAAGGCTGTTTAATGAGTATCCGGCGGTTCTTGAATATTATCAGAATAAGTTCAGGTATGTGCTTGTAGATGAATATCAGGACACTAATAAAGCCCAGTATAGGTTTATAAGTTTAATAGCAAAAAAACACAGAAACCTATGTGTTGTAGGAGATGACGATCAGTCCATATATGGATGGAGAGGAGCGGATATTGAAAATATACTGGGTTTTGAAAGAGAGTTTAAAGATTGCAAAGTAATTAAACTTGAACAGAATTACCGTTCTACTCAAACAATATTAGATGCAGCAAACAATGTGATAAAGAACAATAAGGGAAGAAAAAAGAAGGTTTTGTGGACTGGAAATCCAAAAGGCACAAATATCAGCCTATATACAGGAAGTAATGAGTATGAAGAAGCACTGTTTGTAAGTAGGGAAATCAAAAGAATGATGCTGTATGATAATAAAAGATACAGTGATTTTGCAATACTTTATAGAGTTAATGCGCAATCTCGTGTATTAGAGGAAGCCCTTATCAGAGAAGGTATTCCATATAAAGTATTTGGCGGGTTAAGATTCTATGACAGAAAAGAAATAAAAGATATATTAGCTTACTTAAGAGTAATACAGAATCCTACAGATAATATCAGCTTGAAGAGAATCATAAATGTACCCAGACGGGGAATTGGTGATGTTACTATTCAAACTTCTGAAGATATTGCAAATTCCAGAGGAGTAAGCATATTCAGCATTATATCCTCTGCAAGCGAATTTAAGGAATTAAAAAGGGCCGCACCCAAGTTGGAGGATTTTTGCAGAATGATTGCCGGGTTTATGGCTATAAAGGACAACATTAGTGTATCATCATTGATAGAAGAAGTTATTATAAAAACAGGTATTTTAGAAGAGTTGCAGGCGGAAGATACTCCTGAAGCACAAACAAGGATTGAGAATATAAAAGAATTTATCTCTGCAGCTGTTGATTTCGAAGAAGAAAGTGAAGATCAAGGACTTGAGGCTTTCCTTGAAGGGATATCCCTGATATCGGATATAGATGCTCTTGAGGAGAATAAGGACTATGTAATGCTTATGACGTTGCACAGTGCAAAAGGATTGGAATTTCCGGTAGCTTTTATAGTTGGTATGGAAGAAGGCGTTTTTCCGAGCTACAGATCTTTGGATAGTGAAAGTGAGCTTGAAGAAGAAAGAAGGCTTTGCTACGTAGGAATGACCAGAGCTAAAGAAAAGCTTTATATTACCAATACTTTCTGCAGAACTTTGTTTGGAAATACTACTTATAATCAGCCCTCAAGGTTTATAAGTGAAATACCGCCAGAATTTTTGGATGAAGTTGGTGAAACAACCAGAAGAGTAGATAAAATAATTAATACATCAAATATTAGTGGTTTGAAACTTTTCAGAGGCTCAAATCTCATATCTGTAGAAGATTTGATGCCTAAAAAACAAGTATCTGATATTAGTTTTAATGTGGGAGACAGAGTGCAACATAAGAAATTTGGGAAAGGTACAATTATTGCCGTTGAGAAAGCAGGTGATGACTATAAACTTGAAATACAATTTGACGAAGTAGGCATGAAAAGGCTTATGGCAGCATTTGCTAATTTAATAAAAATTTAAGTTATAAATATAAATTATTTAAGATATAAATTTAAGATTATATAGAATTTAAGGTTATATTTTTGTCAGTTAGGATTATATTTTTTTATCTGTTAGTTTTTATTATTAATGATATAATTATAGTGTCAAAATAGAAAATAAAGGACAAAACAGATTACTTAATGAAATGAGGAGGAGTTTTTAAAATGTCATTTTATTTTGGAGAAAAGACCTGGGTTGAACTTCAGGAATATATTGAGAAAAATGCTGTTGTAATTATACCTGTAGGAACTACAGAAGAACATGGAAGACACC contains these protein-coding regions:
- a CDS encoding zinc-binding protein, giving the protein MFEDKTLKCKDCGKDFIFSAGEQEFYAEKGFQNEPTRCKTCRDIRKMQFSKSGEQRKSKEMFEAVCSQCGKKTKVPFKPRLDRPVYCSDCFENRY
- the xth gene encoding exodeoxyribonuclease III, which codes for MKMISWNVNGLRACLEKGFLDFFHNINADIFCIQETKLQEGQVDLELEGYFQYWNYATKKGYSGTAVFTKVKPVSIAYGIGIEEYDNEGRVITLEFDEYYLVNVYTPNSQKGLERLDYRMRWEDNFRSYLKNLDEKKPVISCGDFNVAHKEIDLKNPSSNRRNAGFTDEERAKFTEFLESGFIDSYRYFYPDKTEAYTWWSYMFKARERNAGWRIDYFCVSERIKEKMLNAHIHQNILGSDHCPIELVIDV
- the pcrA gene encoding DNA helicase PcrA; this encodes MDLLHGLNKEQKEAVLNTEGPLLVLAGAGSGKTRVLTHRIAYLVKEKNVHISSILALTFTNKAAREMKERIENLLGEMTYNAWIGTFHSNCVRILRRDIEKLGYDRNFVIYDTADQLTLIKDCLRELNINEKNFPPRLILEVIGKAKDVLLEPDQYLEVHESNYREKKIAQIYSLYQQKLKNNNAVDFDDIIMLTIRLFNEYPAVLEYYQNKFRYVLVDEYQDTNKAQYRFISLIAKKHRNLCVVGDDDQSIYGWRGADIENILGFEREFKDCKVIKLEQNYRSTQTILDAANNVIKNNKGRKKKVLWTGNPKGTNISLYTGSNEYEEALFVSREIKRMMLYDNKRYSDFAILYRVNAQSRVLEEALIREGIPYKVFGGLRFYDRKEIKDILAYLRVIQNPTDNISLKRIINVPRRGIGDVTIQTSEDIANSRGVSIFSIISSASEFKELKRAAPKLEDFCRMIAGFMAIKDNISVSSLIEEVIIKTGILEELQAEDTPEAQTRIENIKEFISAAVDFEEESEDQGLEAFLEGISLISDIDALEENKDYVMLMTLHSAKGLEFPVAFIVGMEEGVFPSYRSLDSESELEEERRLCYVGMTRAKEKLYITNTFCRTLFGNTTYNQPSRFISEIPPEFLDEVGETTRRVDKIINTSNISGLKLFRGSNLISVEDLMPKKQVSDISFNVGDRVQHKKFGKGTIIAVEKAGDDYKLEIQFDEVGMKRLMAAFANLIKI
- the raiA gene encoding ribosome-associated translation inhibitor RaiA; amino-acid sequence: MKIKVNGKNFEVTEALREKAIKKLSKLEKFFNVDAEAQVMMSVQRSRHVVEITIFFNGVVMRAEVAHEDMYAAIDKAIDRLEGQIRKNKTRLSKKIHNGAFKIENFNDYNNMNNNVEEESEFKVVRTKRFAIKPMTVDEAILQMNLLGHEFFVFSNADTLETNVVYRRKDGNYGLIEPEK
- a CDS encoding YaiI/YqxD family protein, which encodes MKILVDADACPVPVKNTIIKVAKEFGLPVIMIIDTSHIIDDGYSEVITVDKQENSADLAIINRTLPGDVVVTQDFGLAAMAIGKGAAAINQNGMIYSSENIDRLLFERHISQKVRCSGKRIAGPKKRLKDNDIKFEASFRALIHRLYMSIYG
- a CDS encoding DNA polymerase IV, which gives rise to MKKRIIFHIDVNSAYLSWEAVYRLQHGDTVDLREIPSVVGGDEETRHGIVLAKSIPAKKFKIKTGETLWQARQKCPGLVVVRPNYYLYMQCSSALLNLLRDYSDRIQPFSIDEFFLDFTGMEKVFRDDAVTVANKIRERIKKELGFTVNIGISSNKLLAKMGSELKKPDMVHTLFPEEIPYKLWPLPVEDLFMVGRATAPKLHSMGIYTIGDLARCDIELLKYKLKSWGITLWNFANGIEDSSVRSHGRISNIKGIGNSTTIRFDVEDRETAHKVLLSLVETVAMRLRHEGFCCRVVAVSIKTKDLYSFSHQRKLEVPTDCTNAIFAETKKLFDEAWKGEPIRHLGVRVSDLYRDDSVQLSLFCKDWDKQLKIDRAIDDIRLKYGPRSVIRSTFLQSGINPLQGGVVEDFPIMSSIL
- the mutT gene encoding 8-oxo-dGTP diphosphatase MutT codes for the protein MKQVTAAIIRQDNKVLIAQRAADDECGLLWEFPGGKLEEGETPEECITREIKEELNLDVEVIDIFTTSIYRYNSQDIKFTVFNVRLIGGNLRLNVHNQVKWVDINQLKNYNFMPADIEFVEKLVRDV